A DNA window from Engraulis encrasicolus isolate BLACKSEA-1 chromosome 3, IST_EnEncr_1.0, whole genome shotgun sequence contains the following coding sequences:
- the LOC134445627 gene encoding zinc finger protein 658B-like isoform X10, whose amino-acid sequence MIHTGEKPFECLDCGKSFRQIVSLKRHQRIHTGEKPFECSQCGNSFSEMGSLKTHQRIHTGEKPFECSQCGKRFSCVGSLKTHQRIHTGEKPFECSECGKSFSCIGSLKTHQRIHTGEKPFECSECGKNYSHMCTLRQHQRVHTGEKPFECPECGQRFSHMGHLRQHQMIHTGGKPFTCTQCGNSFSQKAKLKKHQRIHTGEKSFECSDCKKTFSQMGNLKTHQRVHTGEKPFECSECRKRFSHMSRLKKHQMIHTGEKPFECSECRKRFSHVGTLKLHQMIHSGENPFQCSECGKSYSNKGHLKQHQLIHTEVKPFMCSECGKSFRLKMKLKRHQMIHTGEKPFECSQCGKAFRQMGTLKKHQRIHTGEKPFECSQCGKAFRQMGTLKKHQMIHTGEKPFKCSQCGKAFRQMGALKTHQMIHTGEKPFKCSHCGKSFRHTNHLKKHQMIHTGEKPFTNPNSGEVGTFGKL is encoded by the exons atgatccatacaggggaaaagccatttgagtgcttaGATTGTGGAAAGAGCTTTAGGCAAATTGTCAGTCTCAAGagacaccagaggatccatacaggggaaaagccatttgagtgctctcaATGTGGAAATAGCTTTAGTGAAATGGGCAGCCTTAAGacacaccagaggatccatacaggagaaaagccatttgagtgctctcaATGTGGAAAGCGGTTCAGTTGCGTTGGCAGCCTTAAGacacaccagaggatccatacag gggaaaagccatttgagtgttcAGAATGTGGAAAGAGCTTCAGTTGCATTGGCAGCCTTAAGacacaccagaggatccatacaggagaaaagccatttgagtgctcagaatgtggaaagaACTATAGTCACATGTGCACTCTCAGGCAACACCAGAgggtccatacaggggaaaaaccatttgagTGCCCAGAATGCGGACAGCGTTTTAGTCATATGGGCCATCTCAGGcaacaccagatgatccatacaggggGAAAGCCATTTACGTGCACTCAATGTGGAAATAGCTTTAGTCAAAAGGCTAAACTCAAGaaacaccagaggatccatacaggggaaaagtcATTTGAGTGCTCAGATTGTAAAAAGACATTTAGTCAAATGGGCAATCTCAAGACTCACCAGAgggtccatacaggggaaaaaccatttgagtgctcagaatgcAGAAAGAGGTTTAGTCACATGAGCCGTCTCAAGaaacaccagatgatccatacaggggaaaaaccatttgagtgctcagaatgcAGAAAGAGGTTTAGTCATGTGGGCACTCTCAAGCTACACCAGAtgatccattcaggggaaaatCCTTTTCAGTGCTCAGAATGCGGAAAGAGTTATAGTAACAAGGGCCACCTCAAGCAACACCAGCTGATCCATACAGAAGTAAAGCCATTTATgtgctcagaatgtggaaagagttttaggtTGAAGATGAAGCTCAAGCgacaccagatgatccatacaggggaaaaaccatttgagtgctctcaatgtggaaaggcctttaggCAAATGGGCACACTCAAGaaacaccagaggatccatacaggggaaaagccatttgagtgctctcaGTGTGGAAAGGCCTTTAGGCAAATGGGCACTCTCAAAaaacaccagatgatccatacaggggaaaagccatttaaaTGCTCACAGTGTGGAAAGGCCTTTAGGCAAATGGGCGCACTCAAGacacaccagatgatccatacaggggaaaagccatttaaaTGCTCACACTGTGGAAAGAGCTTTCGTCACACGAACCATCTAAAGaaacaccagatgatccatacaggggaaaaaccatttacaaaccccaactccggtgaagttgggacatttggtaaactgtga
- the LOC134445627 gene encoding zinc finger protein 850-like isoform X7 → MIHTGEKPFECLDCGKSFRQIVSLKRHQRIHTGEKPFECSQCGNSFSEMGSLKTHQRIHTGEKPFECSQCGKRFSCVGSLKTHQRIHTGEKPFECSECGKNFSQKTHLQRHQRIHSGRNTFPCSECGKNFSHMGTLRQHQMIHTGEKPFTCTQCGNSFSTKAILKTHQRIHTGEKPFECSDCKKTFSKIGNLKTHQRVHTGEKPFDVLCSECRKRFSSKKYLKLHQMIHTGEKPFECSECGKSFSCIGSLKTHQRIHTGEKPFECSECGKNYSHMCTLRQHQRVHTGEKPFECPECGQRFSHMGHLRQHQMIHTGGKPFTCTQCGNSFSQKAKLKKHQRIHTGEKSFECSDCKKTFSQMGNLKTHQRVHTGEKPFECSECRKRFSHMSRLKKHQMIHTGEKPFECSECRKRFSHVGTLKLHQMIHSGENPFQCSECGKSYSNKGHLKQHQLIHTEVKPFMCSECGKSFRLKMKLKRHQMIHTGEKPFECSQCGKAFRQMGTLKKHQRIHTGEKPFECSQCGKAFRQMGTLKKHQMIHTGEKPFKCSQCGKAFRQMGALKTHQMIHTGEKPFKCSHCGKSFRHTNHLKKHQMIHTGEKPFTNPNSGEVGTFGKL, encoded by the exons atgatccatacaggggaaaagccatttgagtgcttaGATTGTGGAAAGAGCTTTAGGCAAATTGTCAGTCTCAAGagacaccagaggatccatacaggggaaaagccatttgagtgctctcaATGTGGAAATAGCTTTAGTGAAATGGGCAGCCTTAAGacacaccagaggatccatacaggagaaaagccatttgagtgctctcaATGTGGAAAGCGGTTCAGTTGCGTTGGCAGCCTTAAGacacaccagaggatccatacaggcgaaaagccatttgagtgctcagaatgtggaaagaACTTTAGTCAAAAGACACATCTCCAGCGACACCAGAGAATCCATTCAGGGAGAAATACATTTCCATGCTCAGAATGCGGAAAGAACTTTAGTCACATGGGCACTCTCAGGcaacaccagatgatccatacaggggaaaagccatttacGTGCACTCAATGTGGAAATAGCTTTAGTACCAAGGCTATACTCAAGACAcatcagaggatccatacaggggaaaagccatttgagtgctcagatTGTAAAAAGACATTTAGTAAAATAGGCAATCTCAAGACTCACCAGAgggtccatacaggggaaaaaccatttga CGTTTTA TGCTCAGAATGCAGAAAGCGTTTTAGTAGCAAGAAGTACCTCAAGCtacaccagatgatccatacaggggaaaagccatttgagtgttcAGAATGTGGAAAGAGCTTCAGTTGCATTGGCAGCCTTAAGacacaccagaggatccatacaggagaaaagccatttgagtgctcagaatgtggaaagaACTATAGTCACATGTGCACTCTCAGGCAACACCAGAgggtccatacaggggaaaaaccatttgagTGCCCAGAATGCGGACAGCGTTTTAGTCATATGGGCCATCTCAGGcaacaccagatgatccatacaggggGAAAGCCATTTACGTGCACTCAATGTGGAAATAGCTTTAGTCAAAAGGCTAAACTCAAGaaacaccagaggatccatacaggggaaaagtcATTTGAGTGCTCAGATTGTAAAAAGACATTTAGTCAAATGGGCAATCTCAAGACTCACCAGAgggtccatacaggggaaaaaccatttgagtgctcagaatgcAGAAAGAGGTTTAGTCACATGAGCCGTCTCAAGaaacaccagatgatccatacaggggaaaaaccatttgagtgctcagaatgcAGAAAGAGGTTTAGTCATGTGGGCACTCTCAAGCTACACCAGAtgatccattcaggggaaaatCCTTTTCAGTGCTCAGAATGCGGAAAGAGTTATAGTAACAAGGGCCACCTCAAGCAACACCAGCTGATCCATACAGAAGTAAAGCCATTTATgtgctcagaatgtggaaagagttttaggtTGAAGATGAAGCTCAAGCgacaccagatgatccatacaggggaaaaaccatttgagtgctctcaatgtggaaaggcctttaggCAAATGGGCACACTCAAGaaacaccagaggatccatacaggggaaaagccatttgagtgctctcaGTGTGGAAAGGCCTTTAGGCAAATGGGCACTCTCAAAaaacaccagatgatccatacaggggaaaagccatttaaaTGCTCACAGTGTGGAAAGGCCTTTAGGCAAATGGGCGCACTCAAGacacaccagatgatccatacaggggaaaagccatttaaaTGCTCACACTGTGGAAAGAGCTTTCGTCACACGAACCATCTAAAGaaacaccagatgatccatacaggggaaaaaccatttacaaaccccaactccggtgaagttgggacatttggtaaactgtga
- the LOC134445627 gene encoding zinc finger protein OZF-like isoform X9, translated as MIHTGEKPFECLDCGKSFRQIVSLKRHQRIHTGEKPFECSQCGNSFSEMGSLKTHQRIHTGEKPFECSQCGKRFSCVGSLKTHQRIHTGEKPFECSECGKNFSQKTHLQRHQRIHTGEKPFECSECGKSFSCIGSLKTHQRIHTGEKPFECSECGKNYSHMCTLRQHQRVHTGEKPFECPECGQRFSHMGHLRQHQMIHTGGKPFTCTQCGNSFSQKAKLKKHQRIHTGEKSFECSDCKKTFSQMGNLKTHQRVHTGEKPFECSECRKRFSHMSRLKKHQMIHTGEKPFECSECRKRFSHVGTLKLHQMIHSGENPFQCSECGKSYSNKGHLKQHQLIHTEVKPFMCSECGKSFRLKMKLKRHQMIHTGEKPFECSQCGKAFRQMGTLKKHQRIHTGEKPFECSQCGKAFRQMGTLKKHQMIHTGEKPFKCSQCGKAFRQMGALKTHQMIHTGEKPFKCSHCGKSFRHTNHLKKHQMIHTGEKPFTNPNSGEVGTFGKL; from the exons atgatccatacaggggaaaagccatttgagtgcttaGATTGTGGAAAGAGCTTTAGGCAAATTGTCAGTCTCAAGagacaccagaggatccatacaggggaaaagccatttgagtgctctcaATGTGGAAATAGCTTTAGTGAAATGGGCAGCCTTAAGacacaccagaggatccatacaggagaaaagccatttgagtgctctcaATGTGGAAAGCGGTTCAGTTGCGTTGGCAGCCTTAAGacacaccagaggatccatacaggcgaaaagccatttgagtgctcagaatgtggaaagaACTTTAGTCAAAAGACACATCTCCAGCGACACCAGAG gatccatacaggggaaaagccatttgagtgttcAGAATGTGGAAAGAGCTTCAGTTGCATTGGCAGCCTTAAGacacaccagaggatccatacaggagaaaagccatttgagtgctcagaatgtggaaagaACTATAGTCACATGTGCACTCTCAGGCAACACCAGAgggtccatacaggggaaaaaccatttgagTGCCCAGAATGCGGACAGCGTTTTAGTCATATGGGCCATCTCAGGcaacaccagatgatccatacaggggGAAAGCCATTTACGTGCACTCAATGTGGAAATAGCTTTAGTCAAAAGGCTAAACTCAAGaaacaccagaggatccatacaggggaaaagtcATTTGAGTGCTCAGATTGTAAAAAGACATTTAGTCAAATGGGCAATCTCAAGACTCACCAGAgggtccatacaggggaaaaaccatttgagtgctcagaatgcAGAAAGAGGTTTAGTCACATGAGCCGTCTCAAGaaacaccagatgatccatacaggggaaaaaccatttgagtgctcagaatgcAGAAAGAGGTTTAGTCATGTGGGCACTCTCAAGCTACACCAGAtgatccattcaggggaaaatCCTTTTCAGTGCTCAGAATGCGGAAAGAGTTATAGTAACAAGGGCCACCTCAAGCAACACCAGCTGATCCATACAGAAGTAAAGCCATTTATgtgctcagaatgtggaaagagttttaggtTGAAGATGAAGCTCAAGCgacaccagatgatccatacaggggaaaaaccatttgagtgctctcaatgtggaaaggcctttaggCAAATGGGCACACTCAAGaaacaccagaggatccatacaggggaaaagccatttgagtgctctcaGTGTGGAAAGGCCTTTAGGCAAATGGGCACTCTCAAAaaacaccagatgatccatacaggggaaaagccatttaaaTGCTCACAGTGTGGAAAGGCCTTTAGGCAAATGGGCGCACTCAAGacacaccagatgatccatacaggggaaaagccatttaaaTGCTCACACTGTGGAAAGAGCTTTCGTCACACGAACCATCTAAAGaaacaccagatgatccatacaggggaaaaaccatttacaaaccccaactccggtgaagttgggacatttggtaaactgtga